One part of the Streptomyces sp. AM 2-1-1 genome encodes these proteins:
- a CDS encoding transglycosylase domain-containing protein — translation MSEHRRKTPQPQDGGRAAARRAAPQSPGRRAAPSPRVTDESPAEPYAGERPPGGRAEARRAAQRGSRRRGAEGPGGGGPGGAGGGGGRRRGGGAEGAGGGRRDGRPGKKRIIDYPRAGRYGYRRWVPSWKLVSGCCLSFLGLLMGIAGVSYALVKTPEVSKAAQAQNNVYYWADGSQMVATGGEVNRQEISYAQIPAAMRNAVISAENKSFDTDHGIDPMGIGRALFNMAKGGETQGGSTITQQFVKNSMLSQEQTLSRKFKELFITLKVGSEMDKDDVMTGYLNVSYYGRGASGLQAAARTYYDKDATDLDPSECAFLATLLKGASYYDPAGAPEVDPVGATAEKNLTRAQIRWKWILDEEVKDGRLDAAEREKYTKFPMPVAPKKSAQLSGQTGYLVELAKKDFLSSNKRQVDSDLLAQGGYEIHTTFDKKKVQQLNTAVQRVYDEKIDPEKRPADDTYVQFGGASVDTGTGAILAIYGGQDATKHYTNNANPTGAQVGSTFKPFVLAAAMEYGKKDPDLGDEQSDSERTPVSPKSIYNGDNKLKIEKYTGEPWENKKGEQWLQTNDDDQSYGNVDLRYAMQESINSPYVQLGMDVGTDKVKKAAMAAGLRDDEYMADDSVPSFSIGTSSPSAIRMAGSYATFATSGRQHEPFSVTEVKKGGEVIYQHEKTTKTAFDPAVADNVTDVLKNVVEHGTGTAAKIPGRDVAGKTGTTDENMSAWFVGYTPQISTAVSMFRLDDNEKHADRAFLEMFGTGGEKKIHGASFPAQIWHDYMVGAVKGSKAVQFPKPGPIGEKVYGGGASPSPSPTPKPTPSPSSATPSEKPTVKPTPSTVSPTPSPSDTCTQWGWNTCTAAGATTTGAEGGMDTGGTTDGTDTTGTTDGTDTAGTDTTTDGNTNGNSNPTSNGGNGNSNNSGFITTGGT, via the coding sequence ATGAGCGAGCACCGTCGCAAAACGCCTCAACCGCAAGACGGGGGGCGTGCCGCGGCCCGACGGGCCGCGCCGCAGTCACCAGGACGCCGCGCGGCGCCATCACCCAGAGTGACGGACGAGTCACCTGCTGAGCCGTACGCCGGGGAACGCCCGCCGGGCGGCCGAGCCGAGGCGCGCCGCGCGGCTCAGCGCGGCAGCCGTCGGCGGGGGGCCGAAGGCCCGGGCGGTGGCGGCCCGGGGGGTGCCGGCGGAGGCGGTGGCCGACGGCGTGGCGGTGGAGCCGAGGGAGCCGGAGGCGGCCGCCGTGACGGCCGGCCCGGCAAGAAACGGATCATCGACTACCCGCGCGCCGGTAGGTACGGGTACCGCCGGTGGGTCCCCTCGTGGAAGCTCGTCTCGGGGTGTTGCCTGAGTTTCCTCGGGCTCCTGATGGGCATCGCGGGCGTCTCGTACGCGCTGGTCAAGACCCCTGAGGTCAGCAAGGCGGCACAGGCGCAGAACAACGTCTACTACTGGGCCGACGGCTCGCAGATGGTCGCCACCGGTGGTGAGGTGAACCGCCAGGAGATCAGCTACGCGCAGATCCCGGCAGCCATGCGCAACGCGGTGATCTCCGCCGAGAACAAGTCGTTCGACACGGACCACGGCATCGACCCCATGGGTATCGGGCGCGCCCTGTTCAACATGGCCAAGGGCGGCGAGACCCAGGGCGGATCGACGATCACCCAGCAGTTCGTCAAGAACTCGATGCTCAGCCAGGAACAGACCCTGAGCCGCAAGTTCAAGGAGCTGTTCATCACGCTGAAGGTGGGCAGCGAGATGGACAAGGACGACGTGATGACGGGGTACCTCAACGTCTCCTATTACGGCCGGGGCGCCTCAGGGCTGCAGGCCGCGGCGCGGACGTACTACGACAAGGACGCCACCGACCTCGACCCCAGCGAGTGCGCCTTCCTGGCCACCCTGCTCAAGGGGGCGAGCTACTACGACCCGGCCGGTGCTCCCGAGGTGGACCCGGTCGGGGCTACCGCCGAGAAGAACCTGACCCGGGCCCAGATCCGCTGGAAGTGGATCCTCGACGAGGAGGTCAAGGACGGCCGCCTCGACGCGGCGGAGCGGGAGAAGTACACGAAGTTCCCCATGCCGGTCGCGCCGAAGAAGAGCGCCCAGCTCAGTGGCCAGACGGGTTACCTGGTGGAACTCGCCAAGAAGGACTTCCTGAGCAGCAACAAGCGGCAGGTCGACTCCGACCTCCTCGCCCAGGGCGGCTACGAGATCCACACGACCTTCGACAAGAAGAAGGTCCAGCAGCTCAACACCGCCGTCCAGCGGGTCTACGACGAGAAGATCGACCCCGAGAAGCGCCCCGCCGACGACACCTACGTCCAGTTCGGCGGCGCGTCGGTGGACACCGGTACCGGGGCCATTCTCGCCATCTACGGCGGCCAGGACGCGACCAAGCACTACACCAACAACGCCAACCCCACGGGCGCGCAGGTCGGTTCGACCTTCAAGCCGTTCGTGCTCGCGGCCGCCATGGAGTACGGCAAGAAGGATCCCGACCTCGGAGACGAGCAGAGCGATTCCGAGCGCACTCCGGTCTCGCCGAAGAGCATCTACAACGGCGACAACAAGCTGAAGATCGAGAAGTACACGGGGGAGCCCTGGGAGAACAAGAAGGGCGAGCAGTGGCTCCAGACCAACGACGACGACCAGTCCTACGGGAACGTCGACCTGCGGTATGCCATGCAGGAGTCGATCAACTCTCCCTACGTCCAGCTCGGCATGGACGTCGGTACGGACAAGGTGAAGAAAGCCGCGATGGCGGCGGGCCTGCGCGACGACGAGTACATGGCCGACGACTCCGTTCCGTCGTTCTCCATCGGTACCTCCTCGCCGAGCGCCATCCGGATGGCCGGCTCGTACGCCACGTTCGCCACCAGCGGCCGGCAGCACGAGCCGTTCTCGGTCACCGAGGTCAAGAAGGGCGGTGAGGTCATCTACCAGCACGAGAAGACGACCAAGACCGCCTTCGACCCCGCCGTCGCCGACAACGTCACCGACGTGCTGAAGAACGTCGTGGAGCACGGCACCGGTACGGCAGCGAAGATTCCCGGCCGGGACGTGGCGGGCAAGACGGGTACCACGGACGAGAACATGTCCGCCTGGTTCGTCGGATACACCCCGCAGATCTCCACCGCGGTCAGCATGTTCCGGCTGGACGACAACGAGAAGCACGCCGACCGCGCCTTCCTGGAGATGTTCGGCACCGGTGGGGAGAAGAAGATCCACGGCGCGTCGTTCCCCGCGCAGATCTGGCACGACTACATGGTCGGTGCGGTGAAGGGCTCGAAGGCCGTGCAGTTCCCGAAGCCCGGTCCGATCGGCGAGAAGGTCTACGGCGGCGGCGCCAGCCCGAGTCCGAGCCCGACCCCGAAGCCGACCCCCAGCCCTTCGTCGGCCACACCGTCCGAGAAGCCGACCGTGAAGCCGACGCCGTCGACCGTGTCCCCCACCCCCTCGCCGAGCGACACCTGCACCCAGTGGGGCTGGAACACCTGCACCGCGGCCGGAGCCACCACCACGGGAGCGGAGGGCGGTATGGACACCGGCGGCACGACCGACGGCACGGACACCACCGGCACGACCGACGGAACCGACACCGCCGGCACGGACACCACCACCGACGGCAACACCAACGGGAACTCCAACCCCACGTCCAACGGCGGCAACGGCAACAGCAACAACAGCGGATTCATCACCACCGGCGGTACCTGA